Proteins from a single region of Carassius gibelio isolate Cgi1373 ecotype wild population from Czech Republic chromosome A5, carGib1.2-hapl.c, whole genome shotgun sequence:
- the LOC128014925 gene encoding NLR family CARD domain-containing protein 3 isoform X1 — protein MSRCEEREEEDAVQTQTVPSPDSSCVSMKSDGSMAKPPAFSDGGGVSNSRHHTQTAASLVSSCVSMKSDGSMAKPPAFSNGVGVSNSRHVSSCVSMKSDGSMAKPPTFSDEAGVSNSRHHSQTAASPVFNCVSMKSDGFMAKPPFFRHGTGVSNSRCFFPAHSSTERKLRDVKSCLICAAFYSENHIRQHYAEPALYTQVEETRDLEQDSRQLVDDVLQRVKEKHKTIMKGKYESLFEGIKLQENETLLNSIYTQLYIIEGESEAVNEEHEVLQMEKTPRIQQLQDTPIKCNDIFDPLPEPGYKNNKRMRKDRIKTVLTKGIAGIGKTVSVQKFILDWAEGKANQDVDFMFVLPFRELNLFKDNQYSLHRLLLDFHPGLQDLDPKVYDLCKVVLVFDGLDESKIKLEWSDSEKVCDVAETSSLGVLMSNLIKGDLLPSALIWITSRPAAANQIPSKYIHRLTEIQGFNDPQKEEYFRKRISDQHQARRIISHIKAARSLHIMCYIPVFCWISATVLQNIMKRDDCAEVPKTLTEMYIHFLIIQTNIRNQKYDERDERDPQKLLQSNRGVIVKLAELAFKQLMRGNIMFYEEDLRECGIEVTEASVYSGICTEIFKEEYVINQRKVYCFIHLSFQEFLAAFYVFYSYVNNTSDALKVFDLLHNLHKGVLDKALKNENGRMDLFLRFLLGISLESNQKLLHGLLTHTENSSESINETIKYVKDKIKEWKNTLSAERSINLFLCLLEMNDQTLQREILEFLKSDKHSEKELSAAHCSAIAYILQISEEALDELDLKKYNTSEEGRRRLIPAVRNCRKAFLADCNITDQSCETVASALQLSDSPLRELDLSNNDLQDSGVKLLSTGLKSPNCRLQILRLSGCMVTQEGCSYLASALSSNPSHLRELDLSYNYPGDSGVKVLSDSLSHSNCKLNLDHGGHFRITPGLHKYTCNLTLDINTANNHLSLSEENRKVTRVEEELPYPSHPERFDCFEQVLCTESLCKRHYWEAEWSVRGAGLSVTYKGIQRTGSDCRFGLNEMSWSLICFDNKYSAWHSNNRTNLPAPSPPSKRVGVYLDWPAGELSFYSVSDTHTLIHLHTYHSTFIEPLYAGFRLYPDSSVSLY, from the exons ATGAGCCGCtgtgaggagagagaggaggaggatgcTGTTCAGACCCAGACAGTACCATCTCCAGACTCtagctgtgtgtctatgaagagtgaCGGCTCCATGGCCAAACCCCCTGCTTTTAGTGATGGAGGGGGAGTCTCTAATTCGAG ACACCACACTCAGACGGCAGCATCTCTTGTTTCtagctgtgtgtctatgaagagcgACGGCTCCATGGCCAAACCTCCTGCCTTTAGTAATGGAGTAGGAGTCTCTAATTCTAG ACACGTTTCTAGCTGTGTATCTATGAAGAGTGACGGCTCCATGGCCAAACCTCCCACCTTTAGTGATGAAGCAGGAGTCTCTAATTCTAG ACACCACTCTCAGACGGCAGCATCTCCAGTTTTTAACTGTGTCTCTATGAAGAGCGACGGCTTCATGGCCAAACCTCCTTTCTTTAGGCATGGAACGGGAGTCTCTAATTCAAG ATGTTTTTTTCCTGCTCACAGCTCCACTGAGAGGAAGCTCAGAGATGTGAAGTCCTGTCTGATTTGTGCTGCGTTCTACTCCGAGAACCACATCAGACAGCACTATGCAGAACCAGCCCTCTACACACAGGTGGAGGAGACTAGAGACCTGGAGCAGGATTCACGACAACTAGTGGATGATGTCTTGCAGAGAGTTAAAGAGAAACACAAAACCATCATGAAAGGGAAGTATGAGAGCTTATTTGAAGGTATCAAGCTACAAGAGAATGAAACCCTCTTGAACAGcatctacacacagctctacatcatagagggagagagcgaagcagtgaatgaagagcatgaggttttacagatggagaaaacacCCAGAATACAACAATTACAAGACACTCCGATCAAATGTAATGACATTTTTGACCCCTTACCTGAACCAGGCTATAAGAATAATAAAAGAATGAGGAAAGACCGaatcaagactgttcttactaaaggcatcgctggaatcggaaaaaccgtctctgtgcagaagtttatTCTCGACTGGGCtgagggaaaagccaatcaggatgtagatttcatgtttgtgcttccatttcgagagctgaacttgTTTAAAGATaatcagtacagtcttcacagacttctgctggactttcatcctggACTTCAAGATCTGGACCCAAAGGTATATGATTTATGTAAAGTTGTGTTAGtttttgatggtctggatgaaagcaaaATTAAACTTGAGTGGTCAGACAGTGAGAAAGTTTGTGATGTGGCTGAGACTTCATCATTGGGTGTGTTGATGTCAAACCTCATTAAAGGGGATCTGCTTCcatctgctctcatctggatcacctccagaccagcagcagccaatcagatcccctccaaaTACATCCACCGTCTGACAGAAATTCAGGGATTCAATGACCCTCAGAAAGAGGagtatttcaggaagagaatcagtgaccAGCATCAAGCCAGAAGAATTATCTCACACATTAAAGcagcaagaagcctccacatcatgtgttacataccagtcttctgctggatctcagccaCTGTGCTTCAAAACATCATGAAACGAGATGACTGTGCAGAAGTCCCcaaaactctgactgaaatgtacatacACTTCTTGATTATTCAGACAAATATAAGAAATCAGAAGTATGATGAGAGAGACGAGAGAGATCCACAGAAACTCCTGCAGTCAAACAGGGgagtgattgtgaaacttgctgaactggctttcaaacagctgatgcgTGGAAATATCatgttctatgaggaggacctgagAGAATGTGGCATAGAGGTCACTGAGGCTTCtgtgtattctgggatttgcactgagatctttaaAGAAGAATATGTGATTAATCAGAGGAAAGTCTACTGCTTTATACACCTGAGTTTTCAGGAGTTTCTTGCAGCATTTTATGTCTTTTACTCCTATGTAAATAACACTTCTGATGCCTTGAAAGTTTTTGATTTACTTCATAATTTGCATAAAGGAGTACTGGATAAAGCTCTTAAGAATGAGAATGGACGCATGGATCTTTTCCTCCGGTTCCTGCTGGGCATCTCACTTGAGTCCAATCAGAAACTGTTACATGgactactgacacacacagagaacagttCAGAGAGCATCAATGAAACTATAAAGTACGTCAAGGACAAAATCAAAGAATGGAAAAATACTCTTTCTGCTGAAAGATCAatcaatctgttcctctgtctgcttGAAATGAACGATCAGACTCTGCAAAGAGAAATCCTGGAGTTTCtgaaatcagacaaacactcagaAAAAGAACTGTCTGCTGCGCACTGCTCAGCCATAGCCTACATACTTCAGATATCAGAGGAGGCACTGGATGAGCTGGACCttaaaaaatacaacacatcagaggAAGGTAGAAGGAGACTGATACCAGCTGTGAGAAACTGCAGAAAAGCTTT TCTTGCAGACTGCAATATCACTGATCAGTCCTGTGAAACTGTGGCCTCAGCTCTGCAATTATCAGACTCTcccctgagagagctggacctgagtaacaatgacctgcaggattcaggagtgaagctgctctctaCTGGACTAAAGAGTCCAAACTGTCgactgcagatactgag attgtctggctgtatggtgacacAGGAAGGCTGTTCATATCTGGCTTCGGCTCTGAGTTctaacccctcacacctgagagagctggatttGAGCTACAATTACCCAGGAGATTCTGGAGTGAAGGTGCTCTCTGACAGCCTGAGCCATTCAAACTGCAAACTCAA TTTGGACCATGGAGGACATTTCAGAATCACACCAGGACTACACAAAT ATACCTGTAATCTCACACTTGACATAAACACTGCAAACaaccatctctctctgtctgaggaGAACAGAAAGGTGACACGAGTGGAAGAGGAGCTGCCTTATCCAAGTCATCCAGAGAGATTTGACTGCTTTGAACAAGTTTTGTGCACGGAGAGTCTGTGTAAACGCCATTACTGGGAGGCTGAATGGAGTGTGAGGGGAGCTGGATTGTCAGTGACCTATAAGGGAATCCAAAGAACAGGAAGTGACTGTAGGTTTGGGCTCAATGAAATGTCCTGGAGTCTCATCTGCTTTGATAACAAATACTCTGCCTGGCACAGCAATAATAGAACCAACTTACCGGCCCCTTCTCCCCCCTCTAAAAGAGTAGGAGTGTATTTGGACTGGCCCGCCGGCGAGCTGTCCTTCTACAGtgtgtctgacacacacacacttattcacTTGCACACATACCACAGCACATTTATCGAGCCCCTCTATGCTGGATTTAGGCTTTATCCAGATTCTTCAGTTTCACTGTATTAG
- the LOC128014925 gene encoding NLR family CARD domain-containing protein 3 isoform X5 produces MSRCEEREEEDAVQTQTVPSPDSSCVSMKSDGSMAKPPAFSDGGGVSNSRHHTQTAASLVSSCVSMKSDGSMAKPPAFSNGVGVSNSRHHSQTAASPVFNCVSMKSDGFMAKPPFFRHGTGVSNSRCFFPAHSSTERKLRDVKSCLICAAFYSENHIRQHYAEPALYTQVEETRDLEQDSRQLVDDVLQRVKEKHKTIMKGKYESLFEGIKLQENETLLNSIYTQLYIIEGESEAVNEEHEVLQMEKTPRIQQLQDTPIKCNDIFDPLPEPGYKNNKRMRKDRIKTVLTKGIAGIGKTVSVQKFILDWAEGKANQDVDFMFVLPFRELNLFKDNQYSLHRLLLDFHPGLQDLDPKVYDLCKVVLVFDGLDESKIKLEWSDSEKVCDVAETSSLGVLMSNLIKGDLLPSALIWITSRPAAANQIPSKYIHRLTEIQGFNDPQKEEYFRKRISDQHQARRIISHIKAARSLHIMCYIPVFCWISATVLQNIMKRDDCAEVPKTLTEMYIHFLIIQTNIRNQKYDERDERDPQKLLQSNRGVIVKLAELAFKQLMRGNIMFYEEDLRECGIEVTEASVYSGICTEIFKEEYVINQRKVYCFIHLSFQEFLAAFYVFYSYVNNTSDALKVFDLLHNLHKGVLDKALKNENGRMDLFLRFLLGISLESNQKLLHGLLTHTENSSESINETIKYVKDKIKEWKNTLSAERSINLFLCLLEMNDQTLQREILEFLKSDKHSEKELSAAHCSAIAYILQISEEALDELDLKKYNTSEEGRRRLIPAVRNCRKAFLADCNITDQSCETVASALQLSDSPLRELDLSNNDLQDSGVKLLSTGLKSPNCRLQILRLSGCMVTQEGCSYLASALSSNPSHLRELDLSYNYPGDSGVKVLSDSLSHSNCKLNLDHGGHFRITPGLHKYTCNLTLDINTANNHLSLSEENRKVTRVEEELPYPSHPERFDCFEQVLCTESLCKRHYWEAEWSVRGAGLSVTYKGIQRTGSDCRFGLNEMSWSLICFDNKYSAWHSNNRTNLPAPSPPSKRVGVYLDWPAGELSFYSVSDTHTLIHLHTYHSTFIEPLYAGFRLYPDSSVSLY; encoded by the exons ATGAGCCGCtgtgaggagagagaggaggaggatgcTGTTCAGACCCAGACAGTACCATCTCCAGACTCtagctgtgtgtctatgaagagtgaCGGCTCCATGGCCAAACCCCCTGCTTTTAGTGATGGAGGGGGAGTCTCTAATTCGAG ACACCACACTCAGACGGCAGCATCTCTTGTTTCtagctgtgtgtctatgaagagcgACGGCTCCATGGCCAAACCTCCTGCCTTTAGTAATGGAGTAGGAGTCTCTAATTCTAG ACACCACTCTCAGACGGCAGCATCTCCAGTTTTTAACTGTGTCTCTATGAAGAGCGACGGCTTCATGGCCAAACCTCCTTTCTTTAGGCATGGAACGGGAGTCTCTAATTCAAG ATGTTTTTTTCCTGCTCACAGCTCCACTGAGAGGAAGCTCAGAGATGTGAAGTCCTGTCTGATTTGTGCTGCGTTCTACTCCGAGAACCACATCAGACAGCACTATGCAGAACCAGCCCTCTACACACAGGTGGAGGAGACTAGAGACCTGGAGCAGGATTCACGACAACTAGTGGATGATGTCTTGCAGAGAGTTAAAGAGAAACACAAAACCATCATGAAAGGGAAGTATGAGAGCTTATTTGAAGGTATCAAGCTACAAGAGAATGAAACCCTCTTGAACAGcatctacacacagctctacatcatagagggagagagcgaagcagtgaatgaagagcatgaggttttacagatggagaaaacacCCAGAATACAACAATTACAAGACACTCCGATCAAATGTAATGACATTTTTGACCCCTTACCTGAACCAGGCTATAAGAATAATAAAAGAATGAGGAAAGACCGaatcaagactgttcttactaaaggcatcgctggaatcggaaaaaccgtctctgtgcagaagtttatTCTCGACTGGGCtgagggaaaagccaatcaggatgtagatttcatgtttgtgcttccatttcgagagctgaacttgTTTAAAGATaatcagtacagtcttcacagacttctgctggactttcatcctggACTTCAAGATCTGGACCCAAAGGTATATGATTTATGTAAAGTTGTGTTAGtttttgatggtctggatgaaagcaaaATTAAACTTGAGTGGTCAGACAGTGAGAAAGTTTGTGATGTGGCTGAGACTTCATCATTGGGTGTGTTGATGTCAAACCTCATTAAAGGGGATCTGCTTCcatctgctctcatctggatcacctccagaccagcagcagccaatcagatcccctccaaaTACATCCACCGTCTGACAGAAATTCAGGGATTCAATGACCCTCAGAAAGAGGagtatttcaggaagagaatcagtgaccAGCATCAAGCCAGAAGAATTATCTCACACATTAAAGcagcaagaagcctccacatcatgtgttacataccagtcttctgctggatctcagccaCTGTGCTTCAAAACATCATGAAACGAGATGACTGTGCAGAAGTCCCcaaaactctgactgaaatgtacatacACTTCTTGATTATTCAGACAAATATAAGAAATCAGAAGTATGATGAGAGAGACGAGAGAGATCCACAGAAACTCCTGCAGTCAAACAGGGgagtgattgtgaaacttgctgaactggctttcaaacagctgatgcgTGGAAATATCatgttctatgaggaggacctgagAGAATGTGGCATAGAGGTCACTGAGGCTTCtgtgtattctgggatttgcactgagatctttaaAGAAGAATATGTGATTAATCAGAGGAAAGTCTACTGCTTTATACACCTGAGTTTTCAGGAGTTTCTTGCAGCATTTTATGTCTTTTACTCCTATGTAAATAACACTTCTGATGCCTTGAAAGTTTTTGATTTACTTCATAATTTGCATAAAGGAGTACTGGATAAAGCTCTTAAGAATGAGAATGGACGCATGGATCTTTTCCTCCGGTTCCTGCTGGGCATCTCACTTGAGTCCAATCAGAAACTGTTACATGgactactgacacacacagagaacagttCAGAGAGCATCAATGAAACTATAAAGTACGTCAAGGACAAAATCAAAGAATGGAAAAATACTCTTTCTGCTGAAAGATCAatcaatctgttcctctgtctgcttGAAATGAACGATCAGACTCTGCAAAGAGAAATCCTGGAGTTTCtgaaatcagacaaacactcagaAAAAGAACTGTCTGCTGCGCACTGCTCAGCCATAGCCTACATACTTCAGATATCAGAGGAGGCACTGGATGAGCTGGACCttaaaaaatacaacacatcagaggAAGGTAGAAGGAGACTGATACCAGCTGTGAGAAACTGCAGAAAAGCTTT TCTTGCAGACTGCAATATCACTGATCAGTCCTGTGAAACTGTGGCCTCAGCTCTGCAATTATCAGACTCTcccctgagagagctggacctgagtaacaatgacctgcaggattcaggagtgaagctgctctctaCTGGACTAAAGAGTCCAAACTGTCgactgcagatactgag attgtctggctgtatggtgacacAGGAAGGCTGTTCATATCTGGCTTCGGCTCTGAGTTctaacccctcacacctgagagagctggatttGAGCTACAATTACCCAGGAGATTCTGGAGTGAAGGTGCTCTCTGACAGCCTGAGCCATTCAAACTGCAAACTCAA TTTGGACCATGGAGGACATTTCAGAATCACACCAGGACTACACAAAT ATACCTGTAATCTCACACTTGACATAAACACTGCAAACaaccatctctctctgtctgaggaGAACAGAAAGGTGACACGAGTGGAAGAGGAGCTGCCTTATCCAAGTCATCCAGAGAGATTTGACTGCTTTGAACAAGTTTTGTGCACGGAGAGTCTGTGTAAACGCCATTACTGGGAGGCTGAATGGAGTGTGAGGGGAGCTGGATTGTCAGTGACCTATAAGGGAATCCAAAGAACAGGAAGTGACTGTAGGTTTGGGCTCAATGAAATGTCCTGGAGTCTCATCTGCTTTGATAACAAATACTCTGCCTGGCACAGCAATAATAGAACCAACTTACCGGCCCCTTCTCCCCCCTCTAAAAGAGTAGGAGTGTATTTGGACTGGCCCGCCGGCGAGCTGTCCTTCTACAGtgtgtctgacacacacacacttattcacTTGCACACATACCACAGCACATTTATCGAGCCCCTCTATGCTGGATTTAGGCTTTATCCAGATTCTTCAGTTTCACTGTATTAG
- the LOC128014925 gene encoding NLR family CARD domain-containing protein 3 isoform X2 has translation MSRCEEREEEDAVQTQTVPSPDSSCVSMKSDGSMAKPPAFSDGGGVSNSRHHTQTAASLVSSCVSMKSDGSMAKPPAFSNGVGVSNSRHVSSCVSMKSDGSMAKPPTFSDEAGVSNSRHHSQTAASPVFNCVSMKSDGFMAKPPFFRHGTGVSNSSSTERKLRDVKSCLICAAFYSENHIRQHYAEPALYTQVEETRDLEQDSRQLVDDVLQRVKEKHKTIMKGKYESLFEGIKLQENETLLNSIYTQLYIIEGESEAVNEEHEVLQMEKTPRIQQLQDTPIKCNDIFDPLPEPGYKNNKRMRKDRIKTVLTKGIAGIGKTVSVQKFILDWAEGKANQDVDFMFVLPFRELNLFKDNQYSLHRLLLDFHPGLQDLDPKVYDLCKVVLVFDGLDESKIKLEWSDSEKVCDVAETSSLGVLMSNLIKGDLLPSALIWITSRPAAANQIPSKYIHRLTEIQGFNDPQKEEYFRKRISDQHQARRIISHIKAARSLHIMCYIPVFCWISATVLQNIMKRDDCAEVPKTLTEMYIHFLIIQTNIRNQKYDERDERDPQKLLQSNRGVIVKLAELAFKQLMRGNIMFYEEDLRECGIEVTEASVYSGICTEIFKEEYVINQRKVYCFIHLSFQEFLAAFYVFYSYVNNTSDALKVFDLLHNLHKGVLDKALKNENGRMDLFLRFLLGISLESNQKLLHGLLTHTENSSESINETIKYVKDKIKEWKNTLSAERSINLFLCLLEMNDQTLQREILEFLKSDKHSEKELSAAHCSAIAYILQISEEALDELDLKKYNTSEEGRRRLIPAVRNCRKAFLADCNITDQSCETVASALQLSDSPLRELDLSNNDLQDSGVKLLSTGLKSPNCRLQILRLSGCMVTQEGCSYLASALSSNPSHLRELDLSYNYPGDSGVKVLSDSLSHSNCKLNLDHGGHFRITPGLHKYTCNLTLDINTANNHLSLSEENRKVTRVEEELPYPSHPERFDCFEQVLCTESLCKRHYWEAEWSVRGAGLSVTYKGIQRTGSDCRFGLNEMSWSLICFDNKYSAWHSNNRTNLPAPSPPSKRVGVYLDWPAGELSFYSVSDTHTLIHLHTYHSTFIEPLYAGFRLYPDSSVSLY, from the exons ATGAGCCGCtgtgaggagagagaggaggaggatgcTGTTCAGACCCAGACAGTACCATCTCCAGACTCtagctgtgtgtctatgaagagtgaCGGCTCCATGGCCAAACCCCCTGCTTTTAGTGATGGAGGGGGAGTCTCTAATTCGAG ACACCACACTCAGACGGCAGCATCTCTTGTTTCtagctgtgtgtctatgaagagcgACGGCTCCATGGCCAAACCTCCTGCCTTTAGTAATGGAGTAGGAGTCTCTAATTCTAG ACACGTTTCTAGCTGTGTATCTATGAAGAGTGACGGCTCCATGGCCAAACCTCCCACCTTTAGTGATGAAGCAGGAGTCTCTAATTCTAG ACACCACTCTCAGACGGCAGCATCTCCAGTTTTTAACTGTGTCTCTATGAAGAGCGACGGCTTCATGGCCAAACCTCCTTTCTTTAGGCATGGAACGGGAGTCTCTAATTCAAG CTCCACTGAGAGGAAGCTCAGAGATGTGAAGTCCTGTCTGATTTGTGCTGCGTTCTACTCCGAGAACCACATCAGACAGCACTATGCAGAACCAGCCCTCTACACACAGGTGGAGGAGACTAGAGACCTGGAGCAGGATTCACGACAACTAGTGGATGATGTCTTGCAGAGAGTTAAAGAGAAACACAAAACCATCATGAAAGGGAAGTATGAGAGCTTATTTGAAGGTATCAAGCTACAAGAGAATGAAACCCTCTTGAACAGcatctacacacagctctacatcatagagggagagagcgaagcagtgaatgaagagcatgaggttttacagatggagaaaacacCCAGAATACAACAATTACAAGACACTCCGATCAAATGTAATGACATTTTTGACCCCTTACCTGAACCAGGCTATAAGAATAATAAAAGAATGAGGAAAGACCGaatcaagactgttcttactaaaggcatcgctggaatcggaaaaaccgtctctgtgcagaagtttatTCTCGACTGGGCtgagggaaaagccaatcaggatgtagatttcatgtttgtgcttccatttcgagagctgaacttgTTTAAAGATaatcagtacagtcttcacagacttctgctggactttcatcctggACTTCAAGATCTGGACCCAAAGGTATATGATTTATGTAAAGTTGTGTTAGtttttgatggtctggatgaaagcaaaATTAAACTTGAGTGGTCAGACAGTGAGAAAGTTTGTGATGTGGCTGAGACTTCATCATTGGGTGTGTTGATGTCAAACCTCATTAAAGGGGATCTGCTTCcatctgctctcatctggatcacctccagaccagcagcagccaatcagatcccctccaaaTACATCCACCGTCTGACAGAAATTCAGGGATTCAATGACCCTCAGAAAGAGGagtatttcaggaagagaatcagtgaccAGCATCAAGCCAGAAGAATTATCTCACACATTAAAGcagcaagaagcctccacatcatgtgttacataccagtcttctgctggatctcagccaCTGTGCTTCAAAACATCATGAAACGAGATGACTGTGCAGAAGTCCCcaaaactctgactgaaatgtacatacACTTCTTGATTATTCAGACAAATATAAGAAATCAGAAGTATGATGAGAGAGACGAGAGAGATCCACAGAAACTCCTGCAGTCAAACAGGGgagtgattgtgaaacttgctgaactggctttcaaacagctgatgcgTGGAAATATCatgttctatgaggaggacctgagAGAATGTGGCATAGAGGTCACTGAGGCTTCtgtgtattctgggatttgcactgagatctttaaAGAAGAATATGTGATTAATCAGAGGAAAGTCTACTGCTTTATACACCTGAGTTTTCAGGAGTTTCTTGCAGCATTTTATGTCTTTTACTCCTATGTAAATAACACTTCTGATGCCTTGAAAGTTTTTGATTTACTTCATAATTTGCATAAAGGAGTACTGGATAAAGCTCTTAAGAATGAGAATGGACGCATGGATCTTTTCCTCCGGTTCCTGCTGGGCATCTCACTTGAGTCCAATCAGAAACTGTTACATGgactactgacacacacagagaacagttCAGAGAGCATCAATGAAACTATAAAGTACGTCAAGGACAAAATCAAAGAATGGAAAAATACTCTTTCTGCTGAAAGATCAatcaatctgttcctctgtctgcttGAAATGAACGATCAGACTCTGCAAAGAGAAATCCTGGAGTTTCtgaaatcagacaaacactcagaAAAAGAACTGTCTGCTGCGCACTGCTCAGCCATAGCCTACATACTTCAGATATCAGAGGAGGCACTGGATGAGCTGGACCttaaaaaatacaacacatcagaggAAGGTAGAAGGAGACTGATACCAGCTGTGAGAAACTGCAGAAAAGCTTT TCTTGCAGACTGCAATATCACTGATCAGTCCTGTGAAACTGTGGCCTCAGCTCTGCAATTATCAGACTCTcccctgagagagctggacctgagtaacaatgacctgcaggattcaggagtgaagctgctctctaCTGGACTAAAGAGTCCAAACTGTCgactgcagatactgag attgtctggctgtatggtgacacAGGAAGGCTGTTCATATCTGGCTTCGGCTCTGAGTTctaacccctcacacctgagagagctggatttGAGCTACAATTACCCAGGAGATTCTGGAGTGAAGGTGCTCTCTGACAGCCTGAGCCATTCAAACTGCAAACTCAA TTTGGACCATGGAGGACATTTCAGAATCACACCAGGACTACACAAAT ATACCTGTAATCTCACACTTGACATAAACACTGCAAACaaccatctctctctgtctgaggaGAACAGAAAGGTGACACGAGTGGAAGAGGAGCTGCCTTATCCAAGTCATCCAGAGAGATTTGACTGCTTTGAACAAGTTTTGTGCACGGAGAGTCTGTGTAAACGCCATTACTGGGAGGCTGAATGGAGTGTGAGGGGAGCTGGATTGTCAGTGACCTATAAGGGAATCCAAAGAACAGGAAGTGACTGTAGGTTTGGGCTCAATGAAATGTCCTGGAGTCTCATCTGCTTTGATAACAAATACTCTGCCTGGCACAGCAATAATAGAACCAACTTACCGGCCCCTTCTCCCCCCTCTAAAAGAGTAGGAGTGTATTTGGACTGGCCCGCCGGCGAGCTGTCCTTCTACAGtgtgtctgacacacacacacttattcacTTGCACACATACCACAGCACATTTATCGAGCCCCTCTATGCTGGATTTAGGCTTTATCCAGATTCTTCAGTTTCACTGTATTAG